The genomic interval AAGATCAAATTTTGGGTAGCGGTATGTCGATGCTTGGAATTGGTGGAGAAGGAGTGAAAATACTAATTGATGGTGTGCCAATTATTGGTCGCCAAAATGGAAACGTTGATTTGAGTCAGATCAACCTTTCTAATATTGAACGAGTGGAAATTGTTGAAGGACCGCTTAGTACCAACTATGGAAGTAACGCCATGGCAGGTACCATTAATTTGATTTCAAAAAAGCCTAAAAATAAAGGCTTCGATATAAACGTAGGTGCTTTCTACGAAACAGTAGGAAACTACAATTTGAATGCGGGAATCACTTCTCGTGTTAAAAATCATTCAATTTCAGCATACGGTGCGCGTAATTTTTTTGATGGCTGGACACCTGGAGATAATTGGATTGAATTTCCTAAAAAAGAAGTAGCAGATTCTGGCAGATTCCAACAATGGAAAATGAAAGAACAGGTTTTTGGAGGATTGAAATATGCCTATAAATTCAAAAAAATAGAGATTATTCCATCTCTAGACTTATTCAGAGAGAAAATTGTAAACAGAGGTTATCCAAGAGCTCCTTTTCAAATAGCTGCTTTCGATGATGAATACGTCACGAATCGTCAAAATGGGGGATTGGAAGTAATCGGTTGGTTAAAAACAAATTTAAAATTGGATGTTCAATTGAACTATTCCAATTACAAACGCATCAAGAACTCTTATTTGACAGATTTAACAACTTTAGATCGCAAGTTGCTAGCAAATAGTGAACAAGATACCTCACGATTTATCTTGTATTTCAATCGCACGACTTTAACGAGAAACAATATTGAGAAGAAATTCAATTACGAAGTTGGTTACGATATTAACTACGAAGTTGGTCATGGAAATCGCATCGAGAATAAGCGAAAAGAAATTGGTGATTTTGCCGTTTTTGGAACGTTCAATTATGCTCCGTGGACTTGGTTAAATATCAAGCCAGGGCTTCGTTTCACATACAATACTTTGTACAAAGAAGCTTTCATGCCCGCATTGAATGTGAAATTAGGTAAGAAAAAACACATCCTTCGTGGAAGTATTGCTTCTGGTTTCCGTTCTCCTTCAATCAAAGAATTGTTCATGGAATTTGTAGATGTCAATCACAAGATTTTTGGAAATCCGGATTTGAAACCAGAAATCTCGAATCATGTTCAAGGTTGGTACAATTTCAATTGGGAACCAAAGAAATTTACTTTCGGATTTGAATTGTCAGGATACTATCAAGATATTCAAAACCGGATTAGTTTGTCTCAATCATCCGATGGAATAAACTACAGCTATTTTAATATCGATCAGTTCTATGCACGAGGGATTCAATCTTTGGTGAAAGTGGGACAAAAACAGTGGAATGTGAGTGTTGGATTTAATTACATCGGAACAGCATCTAATTACTCAGCTGGACGATATGCTTATTCTCCAGAGTTAGTTTCCAATCTTTCTTATCAACTTAAAAATGGAACAACAAAATTCAGTGTGTTTTACAAGTATACAGGTAAAGTTGTTGCTTATTTCATCAATGATGATGCATCGATTACACAGAATTTTATCTCAGATTACCAACTATTGGATGTGCAAGTTCAACAATGGTTCTTGAAGAAAACGTTAGGCGTTTCATTGGGTGGCAAAAACTTATTGAATGTGACTAACGTGAATTCTGGAAGTGGAAGTTCTGGCGGAGCACATTCATCTAGTTCAGGAACAGCTCCTATTGCTTGGGGAAGAAGTTTTTATGCGAACATTACTTATTTGATAAAATCGAAACAATGAAAAAGTGGCTAATTTTAGGAGTTATTCCCATTGTATGTTCTTGTTTTAAGAAAGAAATTCCAGTTGAGAAACCTGTTTCAGATGCAACAACTTCACAGGTCGTAATTGGTTCGGATTATGCCAATCAGATTTATTACGATTTGGAAACCAATTCAATCATTCGTCAAAATAATCGTGAAGTGTGGGATTTAGCTTTTGAAGCTGGTGAGAATGGATTTCACGTTTTGTTGAATTCAGCGAAAGTTATGGCCGCAGCTATTTCGAATGAAACTGATCTTGCAGCGCTTACTTCAGATGCTGGATTGACTTATACCTGGGATTACCATACAGGCAATTTAGATTCAACAGTCCTTAAAGACTGGCAAATTTCGGGGAAAGTATATGCCATTGACTTAGGATCTAGTTTAGCAGGAACAAATCTTGGAAAACGAAAATTGAAAATTATTTCTGTGACCGATACAGAGTACAAAATTCAATTTGCAAATTTAAATAGTACAACTTTCCAAACATATACCGTTCCGAAGTCTTCTACTACTGGGTTTACTTATTTCTCAATGACTGGAGGTGGTTCCTTGATTGATCTTGAGCCAAACAAAGAAACTTGGGATTTGTTATTCACCAATTATTGTCACGTTTTTGATGAGCATACGCCGTATTCAGTGGTGGGGATTTTATCCAATCGTTATGGAGTCAAAGTTCAAGAAGTAACTATTCCATTTGCGGATTTTAAGTATTCAGATATTGTAGAAACCAGTTTCGAAAATCGTATCAACGTAATTGGTTACGATTGGAAAACGTATGATTTTGACACTGGAAATTATGTTATTAGCAGTAACAGAACCTTTGTAGTGAAAACAATCAATGGTCGTTATTTCAAAATCCGATTTATTGATTTTTACGATGATAATGGAGTGAAAGGGGCTCCGAAGTTTGAGTTGCAGGAGTTGATTCCTTAAGGGAGTTCAAAAGAGCAAGTGTTCAAAAAGTTCAAAGTTGAATTTGAGAAATTACCGGAATGAAAGCCTTGGCTGTTTAAACTCTTTGAACCATTTGAACCCTCTTTGAACCTTTTCTGTTAACTTTGCCGCAAATTCATTTATAATGGCACAAAAACCGGCAATTCCAAAAGGAACAAGAGATTTTTTACCCGATGAGGTAGCTCGCCGAACGTATATTTTCGACACAATTAAATCTGTTTTTAAAACGTATGGATTTGCCCCAATCGAAACACCTTCCTTTGAACTTTCTTCCACGTTGTTGGGAAAATATGGAGAAGAGGGAGATCGCTTGATTTTCCGTATTCTGAATTCAGGAGAGAAGATGAAAAAGGCAGATTTAGATGCGTTGAAGTCTGAAAACTTAGCTCGATTTGCAAATTCATTGTCTGAAAAAGCACTACGTTACGATTTAACCGTTCCTTTTGCACGTTTTGTGGTGCAACATCAAAATGAATTATCATTTCCATTTAAAAGATATCAAATTCAACCCGTTTGGAGAGCAGATCGTCCACAACACGGTCGCTACCAAGAGTTTTATCAGTGCGATGCTGATGTTGTTGGTTCCGATTCCTTATTGTACGAAGTAGATTTTGTGCAGATTTTCGACCAGGTATTGACGAATTTGCAAATTCCAGGATTCACAGTTAAAATAAACAACCGCAAGATTCTTTCGGGAATTGCTGAAGTTTCTGGCGAAAGCGATAAAATCATTGACATTACAGTTGCGATTGATAAACTGGATAAAATCGGTGAAGAAGGTGTTGTGAAAGAATTGCTTGAAAAAGGTGTTTCTGAAAAGGCGATTGGAATCATTTCTCCTTTGTTTCAGATTACTGGAAGCAATGAAGACCGTTTAAATCAAATGAAGACTTTCTTGAAAAATTCAGAAATTGGATTGAAGGGGATTGAAGAATTGGAATTCGTATTGAATCAAACTACTGAATTGGGGTTAGAACGCGCTGAAGTAGAATTCGATGTTACTCTAGCTCGTGGATTAAACTATTATACAGGAGCTATTTTCGAAGTGAAGGTACACGATGTGAAAATGGGATCCATTTGTGGTGGTGGTCGCTACGATGATTTAACTGGTTTATTCGGACTCTCTGGGCTTTCAGGAGTTGGGATTTCATTTGGAGCAGATCGAATTTATGATGTGTTGAATGAATTGGATTTATATCCAGAAAACACGAATGCAGGTTTGACTTTACTGTTTGCCAATTTTGGAGAAAAAGAGGCTACATACTGTCTGAAATTGACGAAAAAATTGCGTCAGAATGGGTTGGATTGTGAAGTGTATCCAAGTGTAGCTAAAATGCAAAAGCAATTCAAATATGCTGATAATCGCAAAGTGAAATTTGTTGCAATTGTTGGAGAAGATGAATTGAACAAAGGAATTATACAATTAAAAAATATGGAAAGCGGAGAGCAAAAAGAACTCACAGAGTCTGATCTTCTTCAGTTTTTCAACAAATAAGTCTCATGAATACATTTACGATCACGAACGAATGGGTTTCTCTGGAAAAACTAGATGAAATCTTGGCGTCGAATGCTCAGTTAGCTATTAGCGAAGAAGCAAAATCAGGCATTGTTAAATGTCGTACCTATTTAGACGAAAAAGTAGCCAAAAGCGATCGTTTGATTTACGGAGTAAATACTGGTTTTGGAAGTTTGTGCGATACCGCAATTTCGAATGAAGATTTAGAGCAATTACAACGAAATTTGGTGCTTTCTCATGCTTGTGGAATGGGAGAGCGTGTTCCAGAAGAAATCGTAAGAAGATTGTTGATTTTGAAAATCATGGGACTTTCTCATGGTGCTTCAGGTGTTCAATTGGAAACCGTAGAACGTTTGGTTTTCTTCTTCAATAATCACATCCATCCAGTTGTTTTCCAACAAGGAAGTTTGGGTGCATCCGGGGATTTAGCTCCTCTTGCGCACTTGGTTTTGCCACTTTTGGGAGAAGGAACAGTGATGTTTGAAGGAAAAGAAGTGACAAGTTCTGAAATCAATACGCGTTTCGGATTGAGTCCGATTGCTTTGAGGTCGAAAGAAGGATTGGCTTTGTTAAACGGAACACAATTCATGTCTGGATATGCTTCTTATGCCATTTCAAACGCACGAAAACTATGGAAACAATTCAATGAAATTGCAGCTATTTCGTTGGATGGATTTGATGGACGTAAAGAACCTTTTGGTATTCAAGTAAATGAAATTCGCAACCAAGTTGGACAAATCAAAACAGCTGAAATTTTCAGAAATTTGTTGGGAGATAGTGAATTAGCGAATCGCGAAAAAGCACATGTTCAGGATCCGTATTCGTTTCGTTGTATTCCGCAAGTACATGGGGCTTCTTACGATACGATTGAACATTGTGCAACGATAGTAGAACGCGAAATCAATGCAGTTACTGATAATCCAACAGTGTTTCCAGATGATGACATCGTCGTTTCTGCAGGTAATTTTCACGGACAACCACTTGCTTTGGCAATGGATTTTCTGGCAATTGCTCTAGCCGAAATGGGGAGTATAAGCGAGCGAAGAATTTACAAATCCATTTCAGGAACTCGCAGTTTACCTGCATTTTTGGTTGCTAAACCAGGCTTGAATTCTGGATTTATGATTACACAGTATACATGTGCATCAATTGTGAGTCAGAACAAGCAATTGTGCACACCTGCAAGTATCGATACGATTGATTCGAGTAATGGACAAGAAGATCATGTTTCGATGGGAGCAAATGCTGCTACGAAATTGTTTCGTGTAATTGATAACTGTTATTCGATTCAAGGAATTGAGATTTTGCATGCCTGTCAATCTTTGGAATTTAGAAGACCATCAAAATCGAGTAAGCGATTGGAAGATATATTTGCTAATTTTAGAAAGAAAGTACCGTTTGTAACTGAAGATAGATACATGCATCCTTTGATGAAAGCGAGTAAAGAATTTGTAACAACTGGAATATGAGCGAAGATTATTTAGACAACAATCAAGAAAATCTAGAGAATAAAAAAAGACCCGTATTATTGACGGTTCTTTGTATTTTGAGTTTCATCATTATTGGAATCGGTTTGATGGGAGTATTGTTTTCTTTGTTAGGAGGACAACCATCGGATGAAGAAATCACCGCTACCTATAATGCTTCTTTAGATGTAGCAAGTGGTATGAGAGATCGCCAAATCGTTTGGATGGCTGAATTGATTGAGCAATCAGCAGATATTGCAGTCTATCAACAGCGCCGTTTTTGGTCAACGCTATTGATGAATTTTGTCACCTTTGGAACAGGATTTATGGGAGTTTTGTTCATGTTGAAAGGGAAAAAGTTAGGGTTTCATTTATACATCATTTATAATCTAATTAGCGTAGGTGGAGCATATATTTTGTTACCATCCCACATGATTCCAATGTCTTCAGTGATCATGAATCTGATTTTCTCAGGCTTGTTTGTCTTCTTGTATAGCCGAAACCTGAAATGGATGACGAAATAGTTGAAAATAAAATACTTAATAGTTTTTGGAATGGAAAATTAAAAGGATTTCGAATTTTTCAATTAATTTTATTTTTCAATGATAATTCGTTGAAAGATAATAGATTATTATCTGAATAAACTACTATTACAATGAAACTTACAGCGATTTTATGTTGTCTAATGGCATTTCCTCTTGTTTTTTTCGCTCAAACGGATCAACGCTATTTGGATTCTCTTGAAACCTACTTGAAAAAGAAGGATGATAGTTTAAAGTTACGGGCAATTAGTGATTTGGCTTGGGAATACAATTCTATAGATGTGTCCAGAGCAATTCGACTCAATTTGAAAGGATTGCGCATTGCCCAAAAATTGAAACGAGATTATGCTGTCGGGCAGGCTTACTCTGATTTGGGATCATCCTATTATTTCAAACGCGATTTTGATTCCTCCGCTTATTACTTTTTTAAAGCCCTTCCGATCGCTAAAAAAACAAATAATAAGCTTGAAATGGCTTATGTTTACCATCAATTAGGCGCATTGTATAAAGAACGTGCCGATTATCAAACTTCTTTGAAATACAATTTTACCTCTTTGAAATTGTACCTGGAACTCAAGGAAAAACACCAAATCGCTTTAATGTACAATAACATTGGAGTGAACTACGAAGAATTAAAGAACTATAAACTGGCTTATTCTTACTATCAGAAGTCGCTTCAGATTAATAAGCAGGAAAAAGACGAAAGCGGTATTGCCCGGAATTATATCGGTCTTGGTAATATTAGTATTACAAGGAACGAATTGGATAAGGCTTACGACTATTATGAAAAAGCATCCGTTATTTTTGAGAAACTGGGCTGGGGAATAGAATATTCTTCCGTGATCAACAATATGGGAGACGTGCTGGAAAACAAAGGTCAGTTTGCACAAGCTTTGGATAAAAGAAAAAGGGCTTTGGATGTTGCAGTAGAAATCGGAGATGTTCAGGGACAATCACGATACAATCTTTACCTAGCAGACGTACTGATGAAATGGAAGAAATTCCCGGAAGCACTTAACCATATTCAGAATGTTGAAAAATTGCGTACGGCAGAGCATTCACTGGAAATTGAAATGGACTTGTATGAAATGTCTTCCAAGTACTATTTCGGAACAAACGATTTTAAAAAAGGGAGTGCTTATTTAAATAAGTTCCATAATCTGAAAGATAGTGTTTACAGTGCGGAGCTTTCAGAGAATGTGGCTTCCATGGAGGTGAAACACAATACACAGCAATTAAGGCTTGAGAAAGCAGAGTCTGAAGCAGCAAATTTGAAGTTGACTAATGAGAATTTGAGAGGAAATCAACTACGGAATTACATTATTCTTGGAGCGGTCATTCTTCTTTTAGTTGGATCGGTTGTGTTTTATTTATCCAATCAAAAATTAAAGCGTTTTGAAGAACGAAAACGAATCAATGCGATACTTCAATCCGAAGAAACTGAACGAACTCGAATTGCAAGAGAATTACACGATGGCTTGGGGCAATTACTTTCAACTGCCCGAATCAATGCAGCTGCAATTGACGGAGTTGCCGATGAGGAAGATGAAGTAATTTTAAATAATGCTATCGAACTAATTGATCAGGCAATTGGAGAAGTACGAGTAATTTCTCACAATTTAATGCCGCAAGCTTTGTCTGATAAAGGAATAGTGGAAGCGCTTCAGGAATTGGTGGTTCGTACAAATACAGCGAAAAGGACGCAAGTGAATTTCAGTTGTTCGGATTTTGCTTCGGTAATTCCTAAGTTCGTTCAGTTAACAATTTATCGGGTGGTGCAGGAAATTGTAACGAATATGTTGAAGCATGCAAATGCGACTCAAATAACGATAGAATTATCAGGACAAGAATCTCATTTCAACCTGGTTGTTGCAGATAATGGTAAAGGATTTGATTTAGAATCGATTGCTAAAAGTGACGGGATTGGTTGGGAAAATATTCAAACGAGATTATCTTTGATTAATGCTAAATTCAACCTCGAAAGCACGATTGGAAAAGGCACAAGTGTAACCATTGAAGGACAGCTATGAATTCAGAAGTGAAAATAAAATTACTCATTGTAGACGATCATCAAATGATTATTGATGGAATCAAATCGTTGTTGAGAAAAGAGAAACAATTCGAGTTTATCGCAGAAGCTAATAGCGGAGAAGAAGCGCTGGAATTGCTTCAAAATC from Fluviicola taffensis DSM 16823 carries:
- the hisS gene encoding histidine--tRNA ligase, with protein sequence MAQKPAIPKGTRDFLPDEVARRTYIFDTIKSVFKTYGFAPIETPSFELSSTLLGKYGEEGDRLIFRILNSGEKMKKADLDALKSENLARFANSLSEKALRYDLTVPFARFVVQHQNELSFPFKRYQIQPVWRADRPQHGRYQEFYQCDADVVGSDSLLYEVDFVQIFDQVLTNLQIPGFTVKINNRKILSGIAEVSGESDKIIDITVAIDKLDKIGEEGVVKELLEKGVSEKAIGIISPLFQITGSNEDRLNQMKTFLKNSEIGLKGIEELEFVLNQTTELGLERAEVEFDVTLARGLNYYTGAIFEVKVHDVKMGSICGGGRYDDLTGLFGLSGLSGVGISFGADRIYDVLNELDLYPENTNAGLTLLFANFGEKEATYCLKLTKKLRQNGLDCEVYPSVAKMQKQFKYADNRKVKFVAIVGEDELNKGIIQLKNMESGEQKELTESDLLQFFNK
- a CDS encoding tetratricopeptide repeat-containing sensor histidine kinase, translated to MAFPLVFFAQTDQRYLDSLETYLKKKDDSLKLRAISDLAWEYNSIDVSRAIRLNLKGLRIAQKLKRDYAVGQAYSDLGSSYYFKRDFDSSAYYFFKALPIAKKTNNKLEMAYVYHQLGALYKERADYQTSLKYNFTSLKLYLELKEKHQIALMYNNIGVNYEELKNYKLAYSYYQKSLQINKQEKDESGIARNYIGLGNISITRNELDKAYDYYEKASVIFEKLGWGIEYSSVINNMGDVLENKGQFAQALDKRKRALDVAVEIGDVQGQSRYNLYLADVLMKWKKFPEALNHIQNVEKLRTAEHSLEIEMDLYEMSSKYYFGTNDFKKGSAYLNKFHNLKDSVYSAELSENVASMEVKHNTQQLRLEKAESEAANLKLTNENLRGNQLRNYIILGAVILLLVGSVVFYLSNQKLKRFEERKRINAILQSEETERTRIARELHDGLGQLLSTARINAAAIDGVADEEDEVILNNAIELIDQAIGEVRVISHNLMPQALSDKGIVEALQELVVRTNTAKRTQVNFSCSDFASVIPKFVQLTIYRVVQEIVTNMLKHANATQITIELSGQESHFNLVVADNGKGFDLESIAKSDGIGWENIQTRLSLINAKFNLESTIGKGTSVTIEGQL
- the hutH gene encoding histidine ammonia-lyase; the encoded protein is MNTFTITNEWVSLEKLDEILASNAQLAISEEAKSGIVKCRTYLDEKVAKSDRLIYGVNTGFGSLCDTAISNEDLEQLQRNLVLSHACGMGERVPEEIVRRLLILKIMGLSHGASGVQLETVERLVFFFNNHIHPVVFQQGSLGASGDLAPLAHLVLPLLGEGTVMFEGKEVTSSEINTRFGLSPIALRSKEGLALLNGTQFMSGYASYAISNARKLWKQFNEIAAISLDGFDGRKEPFGIQVNEIRNQVGQIKTAEIFRNLLGDSELANREKAHVQDPYSFRCIPQVHGASYDTIEHCATIVEREINAVTDNPTVFPDDDIVVSAGNFHGQPLALAMDFLAIALAEMGSISERRIYKSISGTRSLPAFLVAKPGLNSGFMITQYTCASIVSQNKQLCTPASIDTIDSSNGQEDHVSMGANAATKLFRVIDNCYSIQGIEILHACQSLEFRRPSKSSKRLEDIFANFRKKVPFVTEDRYMHPLMKASKEFVTTGI
- a CDS encoding HmuY family protein; translated protein: MKKWLILGVIPIVCSCFKKEIPVEKPVSDATTSQVVIGSDYANQIYYDLETNSIIRQNNREVWDLAFEAGENGFHVLLNSAKVMAAAISNETDLAALTSDAGLTYTWDYHTGNLDSTVLKDWQISGKVYAIDLGSSLAGTNLGKRKLKIISVTDTEYKIQFANLNSTTFQTYTVPKSSTTGFTYFSMTGGGSLIDLEPNKETWDLLFTNYCHVFDEHTPYSVVGILSNRYGVKVQEVTIPFADFKYSDIVETSFENRINVIGYDWKTYDFDTGNYVISSNRTFVVKTINGRYFKIRFIDFYDDNGVKGAPKFELQELIP
- a CDS encoding TonB-dependent receptor plug domain-containing protein; this encodes MQKVVLLLIGCILSGFVSAQDTLYIKDDTGSVVPYAQISLQDFTGKNTKYVQSNEQGVLVIPVAYYANASQLIVKVNTDGFHQEVDTISKGSSHRVKLATNSKDIDEVVVTGQLGAGSITNSTNKVKVIDRATIEAKGAINLRDLLQNELNIRVNQDQILGSGMSMLGIGGEGVKILIDGVPIIGRQNGNVDLSQINLSNIERVEIVEGPLSTNYGSNAMAGTINLISKKPKNKGFDINVGAFYETVGNYNLNAGITSRVKNHSISAYGARNFFDGWTPGDNWIEFPKKEVADSGRFQQWKMKEQVFGGLKYAYKFKKIEIIPSLDLFREKIVNRGYPRAPFQIAAFDDEYVTNRQNGGLEVIGWLKTNLKLDVQLNYSNYKRIKNSYLTDLTTLDRKLLANSEQDTSRFILYFNRTTLTRNNIEKKFNYEVGYDINYEVGHGNRIENKRKEIGDFAVFGTFNYAPWTWLNIKPGLRFTYNTLYKEAFMPALNVKLGKKKHILRGSIASGFRSPSIKELFMEFVDVNHKIFGNPDLKPEISNHVQGWYNFNWEPKKFTFGFELSGYYQDIQNRISLSQSSDGINYSYFNIDQFYARGIQSLVKVGQKQWNVSVGFNYIGTASNYSAGRYAYSPELVSNLSYQLKNGTTKFSVFYKYTGKVVAYFINDDASITQNFISDYQLLDVQVQQWFLKKTLGVSLGGKNLLNVTNVNSGSGSSGGAHSSSSGTAPIAWGRSFYANITYLIKSKQ